In a genomic window of Deferribacterota bacterium:
- a CDS encoding FumA C-terminus/TtdB family hydratase beta subunit — protein MIKINTPISEKDIRKLKAGDTVYISGQIVTARDQAHKLMVEKKPDFLRDYLKDSIIYHCGPVVRKNDDGSWSFVSAGPTTSSREEPYQGDVIREYSVRGVIGKGGMGKKTLEALKECGAVYLQAVGGAGSLIAQCVKKVKDVLMLEEFGTPEAFWIIEVQDLPAVVTMDSNGVSLHEKILESSGKKVKELINII, from the coding sequence ATGATTAAAATAAATACCCCAATATCAGAAAAAGATATAAGGAAATTAAAGGCAGGAGATACAGTTTATATATCTGGACAAATAGTTACAGCTAGAGATCAAGCACATAAACTAATGGTCGAAAAAAAACCAGATTTTTTAAGAGATTACCTAAAAGATTCAATAATATACCATTGTGGCCCAGTAGTTAGAAAAAATGATGACGGCTCATGGAGTTTTGTTTCTGCTGGTCCCACAACATCTTCAAGAGAAGAACCTTATCAAGGCGATGTTATAAGAGAGTATAGCGTGCGTGGTGTAATTGGCAAGGGAGGCATGGGCAAAAAAACTCTTGAAGCTTTAAAGGAATGTGGGGCAGTCTACCTTCAAGCTGTTGGGGGTGCTGGTTCTTTAATTGCTCAATGTGTTAAAAAGGTTAAAGATGTCCTGATGCTTGAAGAATTTGGAACACCTGAGGCTTTTTGGATAATAGAAGTTCAAGATTTACCTGCTGTTGTAACAATGGATAGTAATGGTGTAAGCCTGCATGAAAAAATACTAGAATCCTCTGGTAAAAAAGTAAAAGAACTTATAAATATTATATAG
- a CDS encoding NADP-dependent isocitrate dehydrogenase, with translation MNEKNFEILWTKVDEAPYLATFAFLPPVRKILEKANININIKDISLSARVLAQFQDYLREDQRVSDYLAELGELVLKDPSIDLVKLPNISATIPQLTDTIKELQKKGYNIPDYVEEPKNEEEKNIKERYSKVIGSAVNPVLRQGNNIRMIPNPVKESARKFPDLMGLPLKEWESGCKSHVSYMEKGDFFENEKSIATASSRDVRIVFSDTSGNSKELKKVLLSEGEILDSTFMSVKDLQEFYDKQIQDAKEKGVLWSLHLKATMMKVSDPVIFGYAVKRYFKDVFDKYEKVFNEIGFKPEYGLNSLYSKLDNLPKDLKEDIERDIEVVYKKNPPMMMVDSKKGITNLHSPNLVIIDASLPPIIRDGGRTWGPDNNLHDVKIIIPDRCYAPIYDEIIEDCKKNGAFDRKTMGSVINIGLMAMKAEEYGSHDKTFMAPSDGKFEIVDENGNILMEHRVNEGDIFRACQVKDVAVKNWIKLALEQAKSTGYSTIFWLNEERAHDAQIIKKIKEYLSDKDTNDVDIRILKPQEAMKFTVKKIRNGENVIAVTGNVLRDYLTDLFPILEVGTSAKVLSIIPLLLGGRLIEAGAGGSAPRHVWQFLEEGHLRWDSTAEYTALTSALRFIEEKFGYKRAKVLADASEKAITKMLLNKQWPSRKVGELDNRGQHYYFIRYMLEELTQQNEDSELKELFKKAVKELVDNEKIINDELLSAQGKPVDIGGYYFPDEDKVKKAMNPSNTLNRIIGSL, from the coding sequence ATGAATGAAAAAAATTTTGAGATTTTATGGACAAAAGTGGATGAGGCGCCATACTTGGCGACTTTTGCTTTTTTACCTCCTGTAAGAAAAATATTAGAGAAGGCTAATATTAATATAAACATTAAGGATATTTCTTTATCAGCTAGAGTACTTGCTCAGTTTCAAGATTATTTGAGAGAGGATCAAAGGGTTAGTGATTATTTGGCTGAATTAGGTGAATTAGTTTTAAAGGATCCTTCTATAGATCTTGTAAAGCTACCAAATATTAGCGCTACAATCCCTCAATTAACAGATACTATAAAGGAGTTACAGAAAAAGGGTTATAATATACCTGATTACGTTGAAGAACCAAAGAATGAAGAAGAAAAAAATATTAAAGAAAGATATTCAAAGGTGATTGGCAGTGCAGTCAATCCTGTCCTAAGACAGGGAAATAATATAAGGATGATACCAAATCCTGTAAAAGAAAGTGCAAGGAAATTTCCAGATTTAATGGGGTTGCCATTAAAAGAGTGGGAAAGTGGTTGCAAGAGCCATGTATCATACATGGAAAAGGGCGATTTTTTTGAAAATGAAAAATCCATTGCCACAGCTTCTAGTAGAGATGTAAGGATTGTATTTAGTGATACTAGTGGAAATAGCAAAGAATTGAAAAAGGTTTTATTATCAGAGGGTGAAATATTAGATAGTACATTTATGAGTGTTAAAGACTTACAAGAATTTTATGATAAACAAATACAAGATGCTAAGGAAAAAGGTGTATTGTGGTCACTACATTTAAAAGCTACAATGATGAAAGTTTCTGACCCTGTAATATTTGGTTATGCAGTTAAGCGTTATTTTAAAGATGTTTTCGATAAATATGAAAAAGTATTTAACGAGATTGGATTTAAACCTGAATATGGATTAAATAGTCTTTATTCAAAACTCGATAATTTACCCAAAGATTTAAAAGAAGATATTGAGAGAGATATTGAAGTAGTTTATAAAAAGAATCCACCAATGATGATGGTAGATTCTAAAAAAGGTATTACAAATTTGCATTCTCCAAATTTAGTAATTATTGATGCTTCTCTTCCACCCATTATAAGGGATGGTGGGAGAACTTGGGGGCCTGATAACAATTTACATGATGTAAAAATAATAATACCTGATCGGTGTTATGCGCCTATATACGATGAGATTATTGAAGATTGTAAGAAAAATGGAGCCTTTGACAGAAAAACTATGGGGTCAGTAATAAATATAGGTTTGATGGCTATGAAGGCCGAAGAGTATGGTTCTCACGATAAAACCTTTATGGCGCCATCAGATGGGAAGTTTGAGATTGTCGATGAAAATGGAAATATTCTAATGGAGCATAGGGTTAATGAAGGTGATATCTTTAGGGCATGTCAAGTAAAGGATGTTGCTGTAAAAAATTGGATAAAACTTGCATTAGAGCAAGCCAAATCGACTGGTTATTCTACAATATTTTGGTTAAATGAGGAGAGGGCACATGATGCACAGATAATAAAAAAAATTAAGGAATATTTAAGTGACAAAGATACAAATGATGTAGATATTAGAATACTTAAACCTCAGGAAGCCATGAAATTCACAGTTAAAAAGATCAGAAATGGTGAAAATGTTATAGCTGTTACTGGAAATGTCTTAAGGGATTATCTAACAGATCTTTTCCCAATTTTAGAGGTTGGAACGAGTGCTAAAGTCTTATCAATTATACCTTTACTATTAGGTGGTCGGTTAATTGAAGCTGGTGCTGGTGGTTCGGCCCCAAGACATGTATGGCAGTTTTTAGAGGAAGGCCATCTTAGATGGGATTCAACAGCAGAGTATACGGCGTTGACATCTGCCTTGAGGTTTATTGAAGAAAAATTTGGATATAAAAGAGCAAAGGTTTTAGCAGATGCATCAGAAAAGGCTATAACTAAAATGCTGTTAAATAAACAATGGCCCTCTAGAAAAGTAGGCGAATTAGATAATAGGGGGCAACATTATTATTTTATCAGGTATATGTTAGAAGAATTGACCCAACAAAATGAGGATAGTGAATTGAAGGAACTGTTTAAAAAAGCTGTAAAAGAGCTTGTAGACAATGAAAAAATAATTAATGATGAACTCTTATCAGCCCAAGGTAAACCTGTTGATATTGGTGGGTATTATTTTCCTGACGAAGATAAGGTTAAAAAAGCTATGAACCCCAGTAATACGCTAAATAGAATAATAGGTTCTTTATAA
- a CDS encoding molybdopterin molybdotransferase MoeA, whose product MIEPNEALDIIMENVGEVDCERVYFTQSKGRVLAEDIKSNMNLPPFDNSAMDGYAFHFDDLKRYNRLSVKGVIGAGSSDALHVEEGECARIMTGAPMPKGADTVVEFEKVNLIDNNTIEIIGDLHKGRNVRKTGEDIKKGESLHYLKGEFITPAIIARLVSCGVYNYKVYRRPKVAIISTGSELIYPGSLIEDNKIVESNGEYITLTLQDVGVEVLYKGIIEDSFEALKSIIEGLQLYDSIITIGGISKGDYDIVRLYGKQLGIKWFFNEVFQKPGKPFSFGLIGDKPVFSFPGNPLSSAFCQFFYFLPAIKKMMGVKRPYNNKFKAYLEKDIYKKSKRNMFLNANIYMGDNGIKVIAAERENSNLISQLLFSNGYIYMSSKVMGSIGKGTLVDVYSKYINYL is encoded by the coding sequence ATGATAGAACCTAATGAGGCTTTAGACATTATTATGGAGAATGTTGGAGAGGTTGATTGTGAGAGAGTATATTTTACTCAAAGTAAAGGTAGGGTTTTAGCTGAGGATATAAAATCTAACATGAATTTACCGCCTTTTGATAATTCTGCTATGGATGGTTATGCCTTTCATTTTGATGATTTAAAAAGATATAACAGGTTAAGTGTAAAGGGTGTAATTGGTGCAGGAAGTAGTGATGCTTTACATGTTGAAGAGGGAGAATGTGCAAGGATTATGACAGGAGCTCCTATGCCAAAAGGCGCTGATACTGTTGTGGAATTTGAAAAAGTAAATCTGATAGACAACAATACTATTGAGATTATAGGTGATCTCCACAAGGGAAGGAATGTTAGAAAAACTGGTGAAGATATAAAAAAAGGTGAGTCGTTGCACTATTTAAAAGGTGAATTTATAACACCTGCTATTATAGCAAGATTAGTATCATGTGGTGTTTATAATTATAAAGTCTATAGAAGACCTAAAGTTGCTATAATATCTACAGGTAGTGAATTGATTTATCCTGGCAGTTTAATAGAGGATAACAAGATTGTAGAATCTAACGGAGAATATATAACTCTTACGCTACAAGATGTTGGTGTCGAAGTTTTATATAAAGGAATTATCGAGGATAGTTTTGAAGCATTAAAAAGCATAATTGAAGGCTTGCAATTATATGATTCAATAATAACAATAGGAGGTATATCAAAGGGCGATTATGATATTGTTAGGCTATATGGCAAACAATTAGGCATAAAATGGTTTTTTAATGAAGTTTTTCAAAAACCAGGTAAGCCCTTCTCATTTGGATTAATAGGTGATAAGCCTGTTTTTTCCTTTCCTGGTAACCCATTAAGCAGTGCATTCTGTCAGTTTTTTTATTTTCTCCCAGCAATTAAAAAGATGATGGGGGTGAAGAGGCCCTATAATAATAAGTTCAAGGCATATTTAGAAAAAGATATTTACAAGAAGAGCAAAAGGAATATGTTTTTAAATGCTAATATATATATGGGTGATAATGGAATCAAAGTGATAGCAGCTGAAAGGGAAAATTCGAATTTAATAAGTCAGTTACTATTTAGCAATGGTTATATTTATATGTCTTCAAAAGTTATGGGTTCTATAGGGAAAGGTACATTAGTTGATGTATATAGTAAATATATTAACTATCTTTAA
- a CDS encoding DUF2155 domain-containing protein: protein MRKFIVLLLLCLFVSCSQNTYEENEGPSKSSKEKEKPVVQVQVNNKKNNDMDIITQSNVLEHYKALVLKITNKNNNKTFNIEIPFKKRTKIENTSLEIELLEYYPDFIMDEGKGIITKSLEERNPAARVNIYKDGELAFKGWLFGNFPNVHAFEDSNYDVELVSSVKVKNK, encoded by the coding sequence ATGAGAAAGTTTATAGTATTGTTGTTATTGTGTTTATTTGTTAGCTGTAGTCAAAACACATATGAGGAGAATGAAGGACCATCTAAAAGTTCTAAAGAGAAGGAAAAACCAGTTGTTCAGGTCCAAGTTAATAATAAGAAAAATAATGATATGGATATAATTACCCAAAGCAATGTTTTAGAACATTATAAAGCACTAGTATTAAAAATAACAAATAAAAATAATAATAAAACATTTAACATAGAAATTCCCTTTAAAAAGAGAACTAAAATTGAAAACACATCATTAGAGATAGAGCTATTAGAATATTATCCTGACTTTATAATGGATGAGGGTAAAGGTATTATAACTAAAAGTTTGGAGGAGAGAAATCCTGCTGCAAGAGTAAACATATATAAGGATGGCGAATTAGCTTTTAAAGGGTGGTTGTTTGGGAATTTTCCTAATGTACATGCTTTTGAAGATAGTAATTATGATGTTGAGCTAGTATCTTCTGTTAAAGTTAAAAATAAATAA